The Stigmatella aurantiaca DW4/3-1 genome contains the following window.
GGCCTCGAACGCCTCGAGCACCTCGAAGAGGTGTTCAAAGTCCCGCGCGACGAAGAGCTGCGGCTGCATGCGGGTGATGTCGTAGTCGGTCCTCACACACTCCAGGCTCAGCGGGACGCGCTTCACCGCCGGGGTGAAGCAGTGCTCCGCCTCGCCGATGCTCGACAGCAGGCCAGCGCCATACAGGCGAGGCTGCTCCAGGCTGCCCACGAGCCCGTACTCGGCCGTCCACCAGTAGAGCCGGGAGGCCTGGGTGCTCTCGCTGACGTAGCGGCGGCTCTGCGAGGCCGCCTCCAGCCGCGCTTGGGCGTGCTCGACGGCCGCGGGCGTGGAGGTCGGGTCCTCCTTCACCACGCTGAGATGGCGGATGGCCTCGAACACCGCCTGATCCTCCACCGTGGCGATGGACTTGAAGCCGACGACGCCGCTGCGCTGGAGGTACTCGGCATAGCGCGCGTGGGCGAGGATGGGGGCGTGGCCCGCGCTCTCGTGGACGATGTCCGGAGCGGGGGTATACGGGATGTGCTCGTGTGTGCGGATGTCGGCCGCGATGGCCAGCACCCTCATGGACTGCAACTCGGTGAAGACGGCGGGCGGGATGAAACCGCGCACCCCCACCGCCGCCCAGTTCAACCGGGCCAGCCGCTCGTTCATCTCGTCCAGGCTGGGGATGCGCTCCACGCCAATGCCCGTGGCCTGAAGTCCTTCCAGGTAGACCGGGTGGGCCTTGTCCGACAGGTGACGGCTCAGGCGGCGGAGGATGTGGCGCCACACCGCTTGGTCCCGGGGCGTGTACGACGCGTAGTCCTGTCCCACGACATAGCGGCGCAAATGGGCCGGCAAGCGGGCAAGGGTTCTTTCCGTCGGGGTCATGGCGCACTCCTCTCCCTGGACCCCGCAAAGGTAAGGCGGGAGGAAAGCGACGGAAATTCGTAAAAATCCGAAGTTCTATTCGGATTTCCGACGTTTGAGGGTCAGCCGCTGCTTCAGGCCCTTGAGGATGAGGCGGGCCTCGGCGCTGAGCGCACCCGAGGGCCAGAGCGCCACCACCTCGACCACCTGGGACTGCTCTTCGTGCAGGGGCCAGACGTGAAGGTCCGGGGGAAAGGGGTGGACCGGCCGCAGGTCCGGGGTGATGGCACAGGCGTGGCGGAAGGCGTGGAGCACGTCGAAGAGGTGGAGAAAGCTCTCCACGCGGGCCACCTCGCGCACCGTCACCTGGTGGTTCGTGAAGCGGGCGCTGTTGGCGCCCCCGTAGGGGTCATCCTGGAGCCAATCCACGAAGGGCTGACCATCCAGCTCCTTCACGTGGAGCGCCTTGCCGGAGCGGGCCGGGCGGGCCAGGGCGCTGTCCGGCCCCGCCAGCACCACGAAGGGAAGGCTCAGCAGCGATTCGGCCTCCACGCCCCGGTGGGGGGGCAGTGGGGTGAAGCCCACGACGAGATCTCTCTGCCGGGTCTGCGCTTCGCGGATCAGCTCGAAGGGACCGCCAAAGCCAATCTCCAGCTTGATGGAGGCCTGGGCGGCATCCCGGGCGATGTCCTTCAGCAGCATCGAGGAGAGCGTGTGGTTGAGGCCCAGGCGCAAGCTGGGCTCGGTGCTGGTCAAGTCCCTCAACCGCTTGATGTCGAGCTGGTGCAGCGGCGTCTGCGTGCCCGAGTAGAGCCGCCGGCCGCGAGGGGTGAGCTGCAACTTGCGCCCCGGTCCGCGCTCGAGCAGGGGCTCGCCATCCCCCAGGGCTTGTTCGAGCGCGCGAAGGTGCTCGCTCACCACGGAGCGGGCCACGCCCAGGTGCTCGGCGGCCCCCTCCAGGCTGCCGGCCTCGACCGAGGCCGCGAAGGCCTCCAGCCAGATGAGGTGTCGGGGGAGCTTGCGCGGGGGCACGGGCCCCATGTTGCACCAGCCGAACGCTGGCCGCCGGTTTTCTCGCCCCCCCCTGGCGGCCCGCCGTTCGCATGACGATTTTGAGAGCCGTCGAGGAGGTGGAGGAAGACGGATGCCAGGGGCCGGGGCGAGGACGGCGGGGGTGTTGATGGTGCTCGTCCTGGGCGCTGGCTGCGGAATGCTCCGGGATCCCGAGGGGACGCTGGAGCGGGTGCGCGGGGGCACCCTGCGGGCCGGTGTGGTGGAGCGGCCCCCCTTCACCCAGGTCGGCCAGGGAACACCGGTTGGGGTGGAGGTCCTCCTGGTGGAGGAGCTTGCCCGCTCCCTGGGGGCAAAGGTGGAGTGGACGGTGGGGACCGAGGCCCGGCTGATGGAGGCCTTGACGCACCGGAAGCTCGATCTGGTCATCGGGGGAATCCCCGCGGACACCCCCTACGGCGCACGGGTGGCCCTGAGCCGTCCCTATTTGCGCGCAAGGCTCACCGTGGGCGCTCCCGCGGGCGAGGCCGTCCCACGCGAGCTGAAGGGCCACCCCGTGGCGGTGGAGCCGGGGCACGCGGCCATCGCGTTGCTGGAAGAAGCAGGCGCGGTTCCCAAGCCAACGTCGCAGGTGCATGCGGCCTCCGGTCTGCGCGCGGGGTTCGACTGGCAGCTCGAGGCGTGGGGGTACACGGCGGGGGAGTTCACGCTGAAGAACGAGGAGGTGCTGGTGGTGGTGGCCCCCGGAGAGAACGGGTGGCTCCGCCAGGTTGACCTCTTCTTGCACGAGAGCGCTTCCAAGACCCGTGACAGGCTCGTCCAGTCCGCGCGAGGAGGCGCGCGATGAGGACCGCGGAGCCGTTCGATCTGCCCCCCGAGAAGATGAAGGTCCTCGGACGGGCGAAGCGGTGGGAGTGGATCTCGCTGGCCTATCTCGTGTCCGCCGTTGTTGGCATTTACTTCACCTTGGGCAACTCGCAGGCCATGAAGGCCGCGTGGCTGGAGGACTTGCTCAGCCTCATTCCTCCCCTGGCGTTCCTCATCGGAGGCCGGGTGTGCCGCCGGCGGCCCAACGGCGAGTTCCCCTATGGTTATCACCGGGCCACCACCATCGCGTACCTCGTGGGGTCGCTGGCCCTGCTGGGGATGGGGCTCTACCTCTTCGCCGATTCGGTCATGAAGGGGGTGGAGGGCGAACACCCCACCATCGGTTCGGTGAAGCTCTTCGGGCACGTGGTGTGGCTCGGCTGGCCCATGTTGCTCGCCCTGCTCTGGAGTGGGGTGCCGGTGGTGCTCTTGGGCCGGCTCAAGCGGCCATTGGCCGAGCAGCTCCACGACAAGGTGCTGTACGCGGACGCGATGATGAACAAGGCGGACTGGCTGACCGCGGGCGCGGCCTTTCTGGGCGTGCTGGGCATCGGCCTGGGGTTCTGGTGGGCGGACGCGGTGGCCGCGGGCATCATCTCCCTGGACATCTCCCACGATGGGCAGAAGCACCTGCGCGCCGCGCTGGGAGACTTGATGGACAGGGCCCCGCGGACGCTGGACTACAAGCATCCCGTGGAACTGCCCGAGCGCATCCGCCACACCGTCGAATCCCTGGACTGGGTGGAGAGTGCCCAGGTGCGTGTGCGGGAGGACGGCCACGTGTTCTTCGCGGACGTGGAACTGGTGCCTCGGCCTGGAACGGAGAACCTCGTCCAGCGGCTCACCCATGCCACGAGGGACCTGAAGCGCTTGGACTGGAGGCTCCACGAGGTGCTGCTCGTCCCGGTGGAGCGGCCGGCTCGCCCGGCATGAGGGCCCGGCTCAAGACCGGGGGGGCTGGTGGCCGTAGGTCTTGAATTTCTCCAGCACCACGGCCATCTCCGCCTCGTCGAGCAGCACGGGCTCACCGGCTTGCAGCGCCCGCCAGTACATGGCGGCGAGGGTCTCCACCTCGACGGCCAGCTTGTAGGCCGCGGCGAGGTCCGCTCCCACGACAATCATTCCATGGTTGGCCAGCAGGCAGGCCTTGCGCCCTTCGAGCGCGGCCACGGCATGGCGGGACAGCGCCTCGGTCCCGAAGGTGGCATAGGGCGCGCAGCGGATGGAGGAGCCCCCGGCCTTCGCCACCATGTAATGGAAGGAGGGAATGGAGCGATGGAGGCACGCCAGCGTCGTGCAGAACATGGAGTGCGCGTGCAGCACCGCGTTTACCTCGGGCCGGACCTCGAGGATGTCCCGGTGGAAGCGCCACTCCGTGGAGGGGATGCGGGGCCCCTCGTGGCTGCCGTCGAAGCGCATGAGGACGATGTCCTCGGGCACGAGCGATTCGTAGTCCATCCCCGAGGGGGTGATGAGAAAGCCCTCCGCGACGCGCAGGCCGAGGTTGCCGGAGGTGCTCTGGTTGAGCCCGGAGGCGTTCATGCGCCGGGCGGTGGCGATCATTTCCTCGCGCAGGGCGAGGTGCGGAAGCGGGCTCACGTGCCGGTTCCCCGGACCGTGCGCCGCTCGGGAAAGAGCGACAGCAGCCCCTCGGAGGAGGCCGCGCACACCCCGCGCTCGGTGATGAGCCCCGTGACCAGCCGCGCGGGCGTCACGTCGAAGCCGTAGTTGGCCACGGGGCTGCCGGGGGCGGTGACGTGCACGGATACCACCTCGCCCGAGGCGAGCCTTCCACTGATGTGGGTCAGCTCGGTGCCATCCCGCTGCTCGATGGGGATGTCCCGGACGCCATCTTCGAGGGTCCAGTCGATGGTGGGAGAGGGCAGCGCCACATAGAAGGGCACGCCGTTGTCCTGCGCCGCGAGGGCCTTCAGGTAGGTGCCAATCTTGTTGGCCACATCGCCCCGGGCCGTGGTCCGGTCCGTGCCGACGATGCACAGGTCCACCTCGCCGTGCTGCATGAGGTGGCCGCCCACGTTGTCGGCGATGACGGTGTGGGGGACGCCGTGCTGCCCAAGCTCCCAGGCGGTGAGGCTGGCGCCCTGATTGCGGGGCCGCGTCTCGTCCACCCAGACATGGACGGGCAGCCCCGCGTCATGGGCCAGGTACACGGGGGCCAGGGCGGTGCCCCAATCCACGGTGGCCAGCCAGCCGGCGTTGCAGTGGGTGAGGACGTTGATGCGGCCCTGTTTCCCTTTGCGCGCCCAGGCGGCCTCCAGGAGCGGCACCCCGTGGGAACCGATGCTCCGGTTGAGGGCCACGTCTTCATCGCAGAGGGCGGCGGCGCGGCGGTAGGCCTCGGCCAGACGTCCCGCGGGGGACAGGGGCTGAAGGGTGCGGCGCATCTCCTCCAGGGCCCAGCGCAGGTTGATGGCGGTGGGCCGGGTGGCCAGGAGGACCTCATGGGCCCGCGCCAGGGCCTCGTCCGAGGCATTCTCGCGCAAGGCGAGGCAGATGCCGTAGGCGGCGGCGGCGCCGATGAGGGGAGCGCCCCGGACTTGCATGGAGCGGATGGCGTGGGCCACTGCTTCCAGCGTGGTGAGCCGCACCTTCACGAAGGCATGGGGCAGGCGGGTTTGATCGATGATGCCCACGGAGGTGCCATCGGCTTCGACCCAGATGGTGCGCGTGGGCTGCTCGTGAACCTTCATGGGCTTGCTCCTGGGGAGAAAGGGGTCAGCGCCGCAGGACCCGGCCCGCCACGGCGTCCAGAAGGGGGAGGAGGGCGGGATCCCGGGCATCGGGGGCGGTGATGATCGCGGTGTCCAGGGCGGTCTGACAGCCATGACGGCAAGGACCCGAGTGTCCCGTCAGGAGGGGCGCCACACGCTTGACCAGCGCGCGAGCAAGCCCCGCGTTGCCGTGGAGAACCTCGATGATCTGCTCGACGGTGACGGCGTCATGGCCCGGGTGCCAGCAGTCGTAGTCCGTCACCATGGCCACGGACGCGTAGCAAATCTCCGCCTCGCGGGCGAGCTTGGCCTCCGGCATGTTGGTCATGCCGATGACGTCGCACTTCCAGCTCCGGTACAGCTCGCTCTCGGCGAGCGACGAGAACTGAGGCCCCTCCATCACCAGGTAGGTGCCCCCGCGCCGCAGGGAGATGCCGGTCCCCTCGGCCGCCTTCACCACCGCATCGCCGAGCCGGGTGCACACAGGCCGGGCCATGGAGACATGGGCCACGCAGCCGGTGCCGAAGAAGCTCTTCTGGCGGGCGAAGGTGCGGTCGATGAACTGATCCACGACGACGAAGGTGCCTGGGGGCAGGTCCTCGCGCAGGCTGCCCACGG
Protein-coding sequences here:
- a CDS encoding aromatic amino acid hydroxylase; translated protein: MTPTERTLARLPAHLRRYVVGQDYASYTPRDQAVWRHILRRLSRHLSDKAHPVYLEGLQATGIGVERIPSLDEMNERLARLNWAAVGVRGFIPPAVFTELQSMRVLAIAADIRTHEHIPYTPAPDIVHESAGHAPILAHARYAEYLQRSGVVGFKSIATVEDQAVFEAIRHLSVVKEDPTSTPAAVEHAQARLEAASQSRRYVSESTQASRLYWWTAEYGLVGSLEQPRLYGAGLLSSIGEAEHCFTPAVKRVPLSLECVRTDYDITRMQPQLFVARDFEHLFEVLEAFEATLSWKRGGDYGLQEAQRARTVNHLVLSDGREITGRVVELLPGTRPVAEGLSTALVSLAGPLMLSQNGKSLGKPWQSLTLVAFGEGKLPEQGPFQLELASGLRLEGFAGGEGEVLRLRGSLGGRPLELPSVARLFLGTGLPSVAGGPADPGAWDRWFGEMDSFTEGEGEVQARARKADALHPALATLYREVRAMRESHQVLPGRLEQISRAAASFPDDWLLKAEVEELRVLSPQEECVA
- a CDS encoding LysR family transcriptional regulator, translating into MGPVPPRKLPRHLIWLEAFAASVEAGSLEGAAEHLGVARSVVSEHLRALEQALGDGEPLLERGPGRKLQLTPRGRRLYSGTQTPLHQLDIKRLRDLTSTEPSLRLGLNHTLSSMLLKDIARDAAQASIKLEIGFGGPFELIREAQTRQRDLVVGFTPLPPHRGVEAESLLSLPFVVLAGPDSALARPARSGKALHVKELDGQPFVDWLQDDPYGGANSARFTNHQVTVREVARVESFLHLFDVLHAFRHACAITPDLRPVHPFPPDLHVWPLHEEQSQVVEVVALWPSGALSAEARLILKGLKQRLTLKRRKSE
- a CDS encoding substrate-binding periplasmic protein — protein: MPGAGARTAGVLMVLVLGAGCGMLRDPEGTLERVRGGTLRAGVVERPPFTQVGQGTPVGVEVLLVEELARSLGAKVEWTVGTEARLMEALTHRKLDLVIGGIPADTPYGARVALSRPYLRARLTVGAPAGEAVPRELKGHPVAVEPGHAAIALLEEAGAVPKPTSQVHAASGLRAGFDWQLEAWGYTAGEFTLKNEEVLVVVAPGENGWLRQVDLFLHESASKTRDRLVQSARGGAR
- a CDS encoding cation diffusion facilitator family transporter, which produces MRTAEPFDLPPEKMKVLGRAKRWEWISLAYLVSAVVGIYFTLGNSQAMKAAWLEDLLSLIPPLAFLIGGRVCRRRPNGEFPYGYHRATTIAYLVGSLALLGMGLYLFADSVMKGVEGEHPTIGSVKLFGHVVWLGWPMLLALLWSGVPVVLLGRLKRPLAEQLHDKVLYADAMMNKADWLTAGAAFLGVLGIGLGFWWADAVAAGIISLDISHDGQKHLRAALGDLMDRAPRTLDYKHPVELPERIRHTVESLDWVESAQVRVREDGHVFFADVELVPRPGTENLVQRLTHATRDLKRLDWRLHEVLLVPVERPARPA
- a CDS encoding class II aldolase/adducin family protein; this translates as MIATARRMNASGLNQSTSGNLGLRVAEGFLITPSGMDYESLVPEDIVLMRFDGSHEGPRIPSTEWRFHRDILEVRPEVNAVLHAHSMFCTTLACLHRSIPSFHYMVAKAGGSSIRCAPYATFGTEALSRHAVAALEGRKACLLANHGMIVVGADLAAAYKLAVEVETLAAMYWRALQAGEPVLLDEAEMAVVLEKFKTYGHQPPRS
- the mtnA gene encoding S-methyl-5-thioribose-1-phosphate isomerase translates to MKVHEQPTRTIWVEADGTSVGIIDQTRLPHAFVKVRLTTLEAVAHAIRSMQVRGAPLIGAAAAYGICLALRENASDEALARAHEVLLATRPTAINLRWALEEMRRTLQPLSPAGRLAEAYRRAAALCDEDVALNRSIGSHGVPLLEAAWARKGKQGRINVLTHCNAGWLATVDWGTALAPVYLAHDAGLPVHVWVDETRPRNQGASLTAWELGQHGVPHTVIADNVGGHLMQHGEVDLCIVGTDRTTARGDVANKIGTYLKALAAQDNGVPFYVALPSPTIDWTLEDGVRDIPIEQRDGTELTHISGRLASGEVVSVHVTAPGSPVANYGFDVTPARLVTGLITERGVCAASSEGLLSLFPERRTVRGTGT
- a CDS encoding S-methyl-5'-thioadenosine phosphorylase, with amino-acid sequence MPSPPVLGIIGGSGLYQIDGLKDVTWRKVSSPFGEPSDELCFGSLDGQQVVFLPRHGRGHRIPPSELNFRANIDALKRSGVTDILSLSAVGSLREDLPPGTFVVVDQFIDRTFARQKSFFGTGCVAHVSMARPVCTRLGDAVVKAAEGTGISLRRGGTYLVMEGPQFSSLAESELYRSWKCDVIGMTNMPEAKLAREAEICYASVAMVTDYDCWHPGHDAVTVEQIIEVLHGNAGLARALVKRVAPLLTGHSGPCRHGCQTALDTAIITAPDARDPALLPLLDAVAGRVLRR